Proteins co-encoded in one Strix uralensis isolate ZFMK-TIS-50842 chromosome 2, bStrUra1, whole genome shotgun sequence genomic window:
- the LOC141939640 gene encoding fibrinogen-like protein 1 produces MSEMMPWLLLLLLLVSFGSPAPRFSEKDICLLDNNKLRQRLKQLQDLLYLYELQLKDILENTYHRTKSGLFSGNRSVQHEMLLPTTSGNLIVYDQDCSAVYNRKKTKNGYYRIRPRADREPFLAYCDMSDGGGWTVIQRRSNGKENFNRKWDDYKLGFGKFQGKNDEYWLGNDHIYDLLARGESSLKIDLMDWHGERRYAVYENFQLANEQDNYRLWFGTYSGNAGDALSGGSNFEDQWSASHRGMQFTTSDKDHDRFLAGNCASENKGGWWFNRCHAVNLNGRYYRTGRYNGSHDNGIVWSTWHGMWYSLKYSAMKIRAPFFVDSESGDDIPMIEDVNPGAQRASTPGSCAPKACALARLHRWPLPKRWHVPTWNETCTYVSEMRLPL; encoded by the exons ATGAGTGAGATGATGCCCTggttgctgctgctccttctcctggTCAGCTTCGGCTCACCTGCACCCAGGTTTTCA gaaaaaGATATCTGCCTCCTAGACAACAATAAATTAAGACAAAGGTTAAAACAGCTTCAAGATTTGCTTTACTTATATGAACTGCAACTGAAGGACATCCTGGAGAACACTTACCATAGAACAAAAAGTGGGCTGTTCTCAGGCAACAGGAGTGTGCAACATGAGATGCTCTTACCCACAACCAGTGGAAATTTGATAGTCTATGACCAAG ATTGCTCTGCAGTGTATAATCGGAAGAAGACCAAAAATGGCTACTACCGGATCAGGCCCAGAGCAGACCGAGAGCCTTTCCTGGCATACTGTGACATGTCTGATGGCGGGGGGTGGACCGTCATTCAACGACGGAGTAATGGCAAGGAGAATTTCAACAG GAAATGGGATGATTACAAATTGGGATTTGGGAAATTCCAGGGGAAGAATGATGAATACTGGCTGGGCAACGACCACATCTATGACCTGCTTGCTAGAG GAGAGAGCTCTTTAAAGATTGACCTGATGGACTGGCATGGGGAAAGACGCTATGCAGTCTATGAAAATTTCCAGCTTGCAAATGAGCAG GACAATTACAGGTTATGGTTTGGCACCTATTCTGGTAACGCTGGCGACGCTCTGTCTGGTGGGAGCAATTTTGAAGATCAGTGGTCAGCCTCTCACAGAGGGATGCAGTTCACCACATCTGACAAGGATCACGATCGATTCCTGGCAGGCAACTGTGCATCAGAGAACAAGGGCGGTTGGTGGTTTAACAG GTGCCATGCTGTAAACCTCAATGGACGATACTACAGAACAGGAAGGTACAATGGATCCCATGACAATGGCATAGTTTGGTCTACATGGCACGGGATGTGGTACTCGCTGAAATACTCGGCCATGAAAATCAGGGCTCCGTTCTTTGTTGACAGCGAGAGTGGAGACG ACATCCCAATGATTGAAGACGTGAACCCCGGAGCGCAAAGGGCCAGCACTCCAGGGAGCTGTGCTCCTAAAGCCTGTGCCCTGGCAAGACTGCACCGCTGGCCTCTTCCCAAGCGTTGGCATGTACCCACGTGGAACGAAACTTGCACCTACGTCTCTGAAATGAGGTTGCCCTTGTGA
- the THSD1 gene encoding thrombospondin type-1 domain-containing protein 1 → MKQMLKDFSNLLLVVLCDYVLGEVEYLLLERPGHVAFSNDTVSVEYQYYSGGNVTAEHLSILLLDASTNEIIARKQLPANRSQGRIEFECFHFKSAGDFLFRMVSPSDNSSAAQWSRSSVSTLHVEWPVFHIDLNKSSEVLGSSLQVGLFTNEQLCSMNETVVSLDVIFTSTLYEFRRVSSDDTLGIRTSKRILLSRSQWVEFDCPPVGQETYITVLLKSLETHSIIASTGPIDLLHKFGYRLVVAPEATCKTLVQVFVVSPPCTSVSGKIVVYKESLKHPSQRTTWLYENTIHPGDNRTEFNCTLFDVGKNKYCFDLFNFSNRSHFPARVKACMMIQRNMETWSPWQPWSPCSVTCGDGVRERFRECLTSSLAKPGCAGSPRETSLCSLEECLSVKPPTPPSVQPGEDQKANNIVTITGISLCLFIIFATVLITLWRKLCRAQKCSTTVRRNSVHSPSFRKNSDEENICQGNKQRDSFAEGGDAPVNIPLTYRRSLQFAQEDDVSGSENFQPNAQKIIPPIFSYRLAQQQLKEMKKKGLTETTKVYHVSQNPLTDTVVGATTMLPLSTENQEEAAANKFRIKSPFLDQPTSQPKFLGEGSHPRLDFPFSQANPAMSPTQTLIRRAHFKHQDNRGDLSERGCHRNPQFRRTASFHETKKARPFRERSMSTLTPRQTPLYNSRTRTWDQGLEDRTRPKSRNANPTCEKLDQPPSIVLGCELQGHGTKCHHRAGPPVKKLDLITDRQPASQEKAPDKPEPSRSKRGPSPNPRGVWRKETGSTGKDNSQRGLSVSPAQYRKDKCQSFPLDPEFAFYDNTTFGLTEAEQQMIDLPGYFGSNEEDETSTLSIEKLVI, encoded by the exons ttctcGGCGAAGTGGAGTATCTCCTGTTGGAGCGCCCAGGTCATGTAGCCTTCAGCAATGACACAGTGTCTGTGGAATATCAATACTATAGTGGTGGTAATGTGACAGCAGAGCATCTGTCCATCCTGTTGCTGGATGCCAGCACCAACGAGATAATTGCAAGAAAACAGCTTCCAGCAAATCGGTCCCAGGGGAGGATAGAGTTTGAGTGTTTCCATTTCAAGAGTGCGGGGGACTTCTTGTTCAGAATGGTCTCTCCGAGCGATAACAGCAGTGCTGCCCAGTGGAGCAGAAGCAGCGTGTCCACCCTTCATGTGGAATGGCCTGTATTTCACATTGATTTGAACAAAAGTTCAGAGGTGCTTGGGAGCTCCCTTCAGGTTGGACTTTTTACAAACGAGCAGTTGTGTTCCATGAACGAGACAGTGGTTTCACTAGATGTGATATTCACCAGCACCCTTTATGAATTCAGAAGAGTAAGCTCTGATGATACTCTGGGCATTAGAACTAGCAAAAGAATCCTGCTTTCTAGGTCCCAGTGGGTAGAGTTTGATTGCCCACCTGTTGGTCAAGAAACATACATCACTGTGTTACTGAAATCATTAGAAACACATTCCATCATTGCCTCCACGGGACCCATTGATCTCCTCCACAAATTTGGATACAGACTGGTTGTAGCACCAGAAGCAACATGCAAAACTTTGGTTCAGGTCTTTGTAGTCTCTCCACCGTGCACTTCTGTCAGTGGAAAAATTGTTGTCTATAAAGAGTCTCTCAAGCATCCTAGTCAAAGAACAACTTGGCTGTACGAAAACACCATTCACCCAGGAGACAACAGGACAGAATTTAACTGCACTTTGTTTGATGTGGGGAAGAACAAATACTGCTTTGACCTCTTTAATTTCTCAAACCGAAGTCATTTTCCAGCAAGAGTTAAGGCGTGTATGATGATCCAAAGGAACATGG AAACGTGGAGCCCGTGGCAGCCCTGGAGCCCCTGCAGTGTCACCTGTGGGGACGGCGTCCGGGAACGCTTCCGAGAGTGCCTCACCTCCTCGCTGGCAAAACCAGGCTGTGCTGGATCACCGAGGGAGACTTCCTTGTGTTCACTGGAGGAGTGTTTGT CTGTCAAGCCTCCCACCCCACCTTCTGTCCAGCCAGGAGAGGACCAGAAAGCAAATAATATAGTCACCATCACAGGTATCTCCCTATGCTTGTTCATCATCTTTGCCACCGTTCTCATCACCCTCTGGAggaagctctgcagagctcaGAAGTGCAGCACCACTGTCCGCCGAAACTCTGTCCATTCCCCCAGCTTCCGGAAAAACTCTGACGAGGAGAACATTTGCCAAGGCAACAAGCAGCGGGACAGCTTCGCCGAAGGAGGGGATGCCCCTGTCAACATTCCTCTGACCTACAGGCGAAGCCTCCAATTTGCCCAAGAAGATGATGTCTCTGGAAGTGAGAACTTTCAGCCAAATGCCCAAAAGATAATCCCTCCAATTTTCAGCTACCGcctggcacagcagcagctgaaagagATGAAGAAGAAAGGCCTGACTGAGACCACCAAGGTGTACCATGTCTCTCAGAATCCCCTCACAGACACGGTTGTTGGTGCCACCACGATGCTTCCCCTGAGCACAGAAAAtcaagaggaggcagcagcaaacAAATTTAGGATCAAGTCTCCATTTCTGGACCAGCCAACCAGTCAGCCCAAATTCCTGGGGGAAGGCTCTCACCCTAGGCTGGATTTTCCATTCTCACAGGCCAATCCTGCAATGAGCCCTACCCAAACCTTGATAAGAAGAGCTCATTTCAAGCACCAGGATAACAGAGGGGACTTGTCCGAGAGGGGCTGTCACAGAAACCCACAGTTTAGAAGAACAGCCAGTTTCCATGAAACTAAAAAGGCCAGGCCTTTTAGAGAGAGAAGCATGTCCACCCTTACCCCCCGACAGACTCCTCTCTACAACTCCAGGACCAGAACATGGGACCAGGGTTTGGAGGACAGGACACGACCAAAATCGAGAAATGCTAATCCAACTTGTGAAAAGCTGGATCAGCCCCCCAGCATTGTGCTGGGATGTGAACTGCAGGGCCATGGCACAAAGTGCCACCACAGGGCAGGTCCCCCGGTGAAGAAGCTGGACCTGATCACTGACCGCCAGCCTGCCAGTCAGGAGAAGGCACCTGATAAGCCTGAGCCCAGCCGAAGTAAGAGGGGCCCTTCACCTAACCCCAGAGGCGTGTGGAGGAAGGAAACGGGCTCAACTGGCAAAGATAATTCCCAGAGAGGCCTAAGTGTAAGCCCTGCCCAGTACCGAAAGGACAAGTGCCAGAGCTTCCCCTTGGACCCTGAGTTTGCCTTTTATGATAATACTACTTTTGGCTTAACGGAGGCAGAGCAGCAGATGATTGACCTCCCTGGGTATTTTGGCTCAAATGAAGAGGATGAAACAAGTACTTTAAGCATTGAGAAGCTGGTGATCTGA